In one window of Episyrphus balteatus chromosome 3, idEpiBalt1.1, whole genome shotgun sequence DNA:
- the LOC129913024 gene encoding protein ref(2)P, which translates to MSALKIVFITNEKQIVLYAQGMKQMWQVESHVLERLGQTERQALANATFRKYWIDDEKDRVEIMNDVDFEFFLKHSGGKTPKIYFEASSPRASTAREEPQSTSSPSTVRDEESLSVHPTVECDVCLKAPIRGFRYKCLQCPNFDLCMKCEAEMKHPEHLMLRIPTANSPTMETVCPMSNIFGKSVRRQQKHAARLAAAANAAALGGESAAGEGKRNHRHHRKHCAVRGGLLSNFYDMMQDLAEGGVAQENPETPQKSAQQQQQEPSAPSPSQQPGSPIEHVITSVKVAAANAAKEAATAATAATAASAAAAASAAAANSISKETNTSPDRSSTSAAPGAQTPPTPQGIPVTPSLENLIDPQFMKAGIQILNNFSEMFGKILDPVVTEGASRNNSAPESVVTIDIDLTGDNGAAATPPPTAAETPNKPSAQTSNAGSGLVTPMETEMSAPTQAPVPSRSRTQSEENDWTMIDGNNVTISDAPSGSSTAAAATTAPAAPIDFAKLSQQLQSHIENEMKSVSFEIPSPAPSVTPPQASVPAPSVTPPQVSAPASIPAASAPTAVPIPAPASDTTERRAVAVFHADPRINSAVHGMMAMGFSNEGAVLTQLLESVNGSIPLALDLMTAAQRN; encoded by the exons ATGTCTgcattaaaaattgtattcattaCGAACGAAAAACAAATCGTTCTTTATGCCCAAGGAATGAAGCAAATGTGGCAAGTGGAATCGCATGTTTTGGAGCGCCTCGGACAAACCGAGCGTCAAGCATTGGCCAATGCAACATTCCGTAAATATTGGattg ATGACGAAAAGGATCGTGTTGAAATAATGAACGATGTCGATTTTGAGTTCTTCCTCAAGCACAGTGGCGGGAAGACTCCCAAAATCTACTTTGAAGCAAGTTCTCCACGTGCTTCGACTGCTCGAGAAGAACCCCAATCGACCAGTTCCCCTTCAACAGTCAGAGATGAAGAATCTCTAAGCGTCCATCCAACTGTCGAATGCGATGTTTGCTTAAAAGCTCCCATTCGCGGATTCCGTTATAAATGCTTGCAATGCCCCAATTTCGATTTGTGCATGAAATGCGAAGCTGAAATGAAACATCCCGAACATTTGATGCTTCGCATTCCCACTGCCAATTCACCAACAATGGAGACAGTTTGTCCaatgtcaaatatttttggcaAATCTGTGCGTCGTCAACAAAAGCATGCTGCTCGCTTAGCGGCTGCAGCAAATGCTGCTGCTTTGGGAGGTGAATCAGCAGCTGGTGAAGGTAAGCGCAACCATCGTCATCATCGTAAACATTGCGCTGTACGTGGTGGACTCTTGTCCAACTTCTACGACATGATGCAAGATTTGGCCGAAGGTGGAGTTGCTCAAGAAAATCCAGAGACTCCTCAAAAATCAgcacagcaacaacaacaagagcCTTCGGCACCTTCTCCATCACAACAACCAGGATCACCAATTGAACATGTTATAACATCGGTGAAAGTGGCCGCAGCTAATGCTGCTAAGGAAGCCGCTACAGCTGCTACAGCTGCTACAGCAGCTTCAGCCGCTGCTGCTGCATCTGCAGCTGCTGCCAATAGCATTTCAAAGGAAACAAATACATCTCCTGATCGCTCGTCAACATCGGCTGCTCCAGGAGCTCAAACTCCACCAACTCCACAAGGCATACCCGTTACACCATCCTTGGAGAACCTTATCGATCCGCAATTCATGAAGGCTGGCATCCAGATTTTGAATAATTTCAGCGAAATGTTTGGCAAGATTTTAGATCCAGTTGTTACTGAAGGAGCTAGCCGTAATAATTCAGCTCCCGAGTCTGTTGTAACAATTGACATCGATTTGACTGGAGACAATGGAGCCGCAGCTACACCACCACCAACTGCAGCTGAAACTCCCAATAAGCCATCAGCTCAAACTTCGAATGCCGGATCTGGATTAGTCACTCCAATGGAAACTGAAATGTCTGCTCCAACACAAGCACCTGTTCCTTCACGTTCACGTACACAAAGCGAAGAGAACGATTGGACTATGATTGACGGTAATAATGTAACGATATCTGATGCTCCTTCGGGTTCTAGCACTGCTGCAGCAGCTACTACTGCTCCAGCTGCTCCAATTGATTTTGCCAAATTGAGTCAACAACTCCAATCACACATTGAGAACGAAATGAAATCTGTTTCATTTGAGATTCCTTCTCCAGCACCTTCTGTAACTCCTCCACAGGCTTCTGTCCCAGCTCCTTCAGTAACACCTCCACAAGTTTCTGCCCCAGCTTCTATTCCAGCTGCTTCAGCACCAACTGCAGTTCCAATTCCCGCTCCAGCTTCTGATACAACTGAACGACGTGCCGTTGCTGTATTCCACGCAG ATCCACGTATCAATAGCGCAGTTCATGGTATGATGGCAATGGGCTTCAGCAATGAAGGTGCCGTATTGACTCAACTTTTGGAATCTGTAAATGGCAGTATTCCTCTTGCTTTGGACCTAATGACGGCTGCACAACGCAACTAA